From one Comamonas piscis genomic stretch:
- the ompA gene encoding outer membrane protein OmpA, with protein MKKLNKVAMLFASAALATAAGAQIKAADGGKVVDNWQNGSGELVWKNGTNELCWRDANWTPATAAEGCDGALVKAVEAPAPAPAATPAAPAPAPVAPPVASTQKITYAADAFFDFDKSVLKPEGKAKLDDVASKVKNINLEVIIAVGHTDSIGSDAYNQKLSVRRAEAVKAYLVSKGIDKSRVYTEGKGEKQPVADNKTAAGRAKNRRVEIEVVGTQK; from the coding sequence ATGAAGAAACTGAACAAAGTGGCGATGTTGTTTGCCTCTGCAGCGCTTGCAACCGCCGCTGGAGCACAAATTAAGGCTGCTGACGGCGGCAAAGTAGTTGATAACTGGCAAAACGGCAGCGGTGAGCTGGTCTGGAAGAACGGTACCAACGAACTGTGCTGGCGCGATGCCAACTGGACCCCTGCTACCGCTGCTGAAGGCTGCGACGGTGCCCTGGTGAAGGCTGTTGAAGCTCCTGCACCAGCACCTGCTGCTACCCCAGCTGCTCCAGCACCTGCTCCAGTTGCTCCTCCTGTGGCCTCGACCCAGAAGATCACCTACGCTGCTGACGCATTCTTCGACTTCGACAAGTCGGTGCTGAAGCCAGAAGGCAAGGCTAAGCTGGACGATGTGGCTTCCAAGGTGAAGAACATCAACCTGGAAGTGATCATCGCTGTGGGTCACACCGACTCCATCGGTTCCGATGCTTACAACCAAAAGCTGTCCGTGCGTCGCGCTGAAGCTGTGAAGGCTTACTTGGTGTCCAAGGGCATCGACAAGAGCCGCGTGTACACCGAAGGCAAGGGCGAAAAGCAACCAGTGGCAGACAACAAGACTGCAGCTGGCCGCGCCAAGAACCGTCGCGTGGAAATCGAAGTGGTGGGCACCCAGAAGTAA
- a CDS encoding DUF3987 domain-containing protein translates to MSVIDQFQSAIAAAGLAIPEVIHGDGMLHRYSTSGKRGDQSGWFVLHDDGDLAAGAFGCWRAGIQQTWCSKDVNTLTPNQRHAHQQRMQAIAQQREADKVQRQQEAAAAAAKRWENAVPAAADHPYLARKGIQAHGIKAEGEALLVPLRDVSTTLHSLQAIGPEGDKRFQPGGRIKGCYFAIGKPNDMLIVCEGAATGASIHEATDHAVACAMNAGNLLEVAQALHQKYPQLRLILAVDDDWKTDGNPGLTKAREAALAVGALLALPRFDGQREEQATDFNDLHQREGVEAVRACIDAAMPVEDAAYPAGTLDTDQVERAWPDPVPLPNGLPAVPVFDPELMPVALRGCVMDIAERMQCPPDFTAVGTLVALSSLIGARAVVKPKANDDWVVVPNLWGAIVGRPGVMKSPALSEVLKPLHRLEKTERELWQAEHEAWALDCKVAELADAANERQAKNLAAKDPAAARALLQPLDTPAEPSMRRYVINDATVEKLADLLVTNPWGTLVYRDEMHGLLCSMDKPGQEGARGFYLTGYDGNQGHAVDRIGRGESYVPRVCLAMLGGIQPGKIQSYVRDAVAGGAGDDGLLQRFGLTVWPDIKPEFVYIDRSPDLAARQSTWEVFARLNHLQPASEDAAVVWRFSTKAQALFEEWVVPFEQEIRGDALHPALVSHLSKYRKLIPALALIFALVDTPDTGGIIHHNELMRALAWGDYVRRHAERLYAAAVMPETSGAQALLAKLKGSKLSDVHGDVLMQFTPRQVAVKHWAGLGTPDAVRKAADLLTDYDWLVKNVVSMPGRRDSESYVLHPQLLNGGMQ, encoded by the coding sequence ATGAGTGTCATTGACCAATTCCAAAGCGCCATCGCAGCGGCTGGCTTGGCGATCCCCGAGGTGATCCACGGCGATGGCATGTTGCATCGCTACAGCACCAGCGGCAAGCGTGGTGATCAATCGGGCTGGTTCGTGCTGCACGATGATGGCGACCTGGCTGCGGGTGCATTCGGTTGCTGGCGCGCTGGCATACAGCAGACCTGGTGCAGCAAGGATGTGAACACACTCACTCCCAATCAGCGCCATGCTCACCAGCAGCGCATGCAGGCCATTGCCCAGCAGCGCGAAGCGGACAAGGTCCAGCGCCAGCAGGAGGCCGCTGCTGCGGCCGCCAAGCGCTGGGAGAATGCTGTGCCTGCAGCAGCAGACCATCCCTATCTGGCGCGCAAAGGCATTCAAGCACATGGTATCAAGGCAGAAGGCGAGGCGCTGCTGGTCCCGCTGCGTGACGTGTCCACGACCTTGCACAGCCTGCAAGCCATTGGCCCTGAGGGCGACAAGCGTTTCCAGCCGGGCGGGCGCATCAAGGGCTGCTACTTCGCCATTGGCAAGCCTAATGACATGCTGATTGTGTGCGAGGGGGCGGCAACTGGTGCATCCATCCACGAAGCGACAGACCATGCCGTGGCCTGTGCGATGAATGCAGGCAATCTGCTGGAGGTGGCCCAGGCCCTGCATCAAAAATACCCCCAACTGCGCCTGATCCTCGCGGTGGACGATGACTGGAAAACGGATGGCAATCCCGGCCTGACCAAGGCTCGTGAAGCTGCCTTGGCGGTGGGAGCACTGCTGGCGCTGCCCCGCTTTGACGGCCAGCGCGAGGAACAGGCAACGGATTTCAACGACCTGCACCAGCGTGAGGGGGTGGAGGCAGTGCGTGCATGCATCGATGCGGCCATGCCCGTTGAGGACGCTGCTTACCCGGCTGGCACTCTGGACACGGACCAGGTGGAGCGTGCATGGCCTGACCCCGTGCCGCTGCCCAATGGTCTGCCGGCAGTGCCCGTGTTTGACCCGGAGCTGATGCCGGTCGCGCTGCGAGGCTGCGTCATGGATATTGCCGAGCGCATGCAATGCCCGCCGGATTTCACCGCAGTGGGCACCTTGGTGGCGTTGTCCAGCTTGATTGGTGCCCGTGCTGTGGTGAAGCCCAAAGCGAATGATGACTGGGTCGTCGTCCCCAATCTGTGGGGAGCCATTGTTGGTCGCCCCGGCGTGATGAAGTCTCCTGCTTTGAGCGAAGTGCTCAAGCCTTTGCATCGACTGGAGAAAACGGAGCGTGAGCTGTGGCAAGCGGAGCATGAGGCCTGGGCGCTTGACTGCAAGGTAGCTGAGTTGGCCGATGCCGCCAATGAACGCCAAGCAAAGAACCTGGCGGCCAAGGACCCCGCTGCGGCGCGTGCTTTGCTGCAGCCCCTGGACACGCCAGCGGAGCCGAGCATGCGTCGCTATGTGATCAACGATGCCACGGTAGAAAAGCTGGCCGACCTGTTGGTGACGAATCCCTGGGGCACCTTGGTCTACCGTGACGAGATGCATGGCCTGCTGTGCAGCATGGACAAACCGGGGCAGGAGGGCGCGCGTGGGTTTTACCTGACGGGCTATGACGGTAACCAGGGGCATGCGGTGGACCGCATTGGTCGTGGTGAATCCTATGTGCCGCGTGTCTGCCTGGCGATGCTGGGCGGTATTCAGCCCGGCAAGATCCAAAGCTATGTGCGCGATGCTGTGGCCGGAGGTGCGGGGGACGATGGGCTGCTGCAGCGCTTTGGTCTGACGGTGTGGCCAGACATCAAGCCAGAGTTTGTGTACATCGACCGCAGCCCCGACCTGGCTGCCCGCCAGTCCACTTGGGAGGTCTTCGCGCGCCTGAACCATCTGCAGCCGGCCAGTGAAGACGCCGCTGTCGTGTGGCGCTTCAGCACGAAGGCGCAGGCGCTGTTTGAAGAGTGGGTGGTGCCTTTCGAGCAGGAAATTCGTGGTGATGCCCTTCACCCGGCCCTGGTGTCTCACCTCTCCAAGTACCGCAAACTGATTCCTGCGCTGGCGCTGATTTTTGCCTTGGTCGATACGCCAGACACGGGCGGCATCATTCACCACAACGAACTGATGCGCGCGCTGGCCTGGGGGGACTATGTGCGCCGCCATGCGGAGCGTCTGTATGCGGCAGCTGTCATGCCTGAAACATCGGGCGCCCAGGCATTGCTGGCCAAGCTCAAGGGCAGCAAGCTCAGCGATGTCCATGGTGATGTGTTGATGCAGTTCACCCCACGGCAGGTGGCGGTCAAGCACTGGGCCGGTCTTGGCACCCCCGATGCGGTGCGCAAAGCCGCCGATCTTCTGACGGACTATGACTGGTTGGTCAAAAACGTGGTGAGCATGCCAGGCCGCCGCGATAGCGAGAGCTATGTGCTGCATCCCCAACTGCTGAACGGGGGCATGCAATGA
- a CDS encoding tyrosine-type recombinase/integrase: MLTDAQCRNATCPPDKKRARLTDSGGLYLEVSPSGSKRWFQKIYRDNKETRLALGSYPTVGLTAARRARDSAKLQKADGIDPVQARKVERLKAVNPAGDSFKVVALEWYEKQEAQWSETHAVRAKRQFERDLFPWLGERRLADIEPVELLATLRKIEERGAVETADRGLMLARQVWRYGVATGRVSRDITGDLKGALSPYRGKHFAAITEPPQFGELLRAIKGYKGGPVVRAALRLAPMLFQRPGELRGAAWAEIDLDAALWTIPAARMKRNKDGKENGQPHIVPLSTQAVQILEVLKPYTEVTGLVFPGERQRSKPISENSVRTALISMGYTPDIQTWHGFRATARTMLAERLECDPLVIEAQLAHSVRDANGRAYNRTTYLKQRQTMMQRWADYLDKLAAGADVVQLKQA, encoded by the coding sequence ATGTTGACCGACGCCCAATGCCGCAATGCTACCTGCCCACCTGACAAAAAGCGGGCACGTCTGACCGATAGCGGTGGACTGTATCTGGAGGTCAGTCCGAGTGGCTCCAAGCGCTGGTTCCAGAAAATTTATCGTGATAACAAGGAAACCAGGCTGGCGTTGGGAAGCTATCCCACTGTTGGGTTGACTGCTGCCAGGCGTGCAAGAGATTCAGCGAAGTTGCAAAAAGCCGATGGTATTGATCCGGTACAGGCGCGTAAGGTCGAACGGCTGAAAGCCGTCAACCCGGCGGGTGACAGTTTCAAAGTGGTTGCCTTGGAGTGGTATGAAAAGCAGGAAGCCCAATGGAGTGAGACACATGCGGTACGCGCCAAGCGCCAATTTGAACGCGACCTGTTCCCTTGGCTGGGTGAGAGGCGGCTGGCGGATATCGAGCCGGTGGAGTTGCTGGCTACATTGCGCAAGATTGAAGAGCGCGGGGCCGTCGAGACTGCTGACCGGGGACTGATGTTGGCACGGCAAGTGTGGCGTTACGGGGTGGCAACGGGCCGGGTGAGCCGTGATATCACGGGTGACCTCAAGGGGGCGTTGTCGCCGTACCGTGGCAAGCACTTTGCTGCCATTACAGAGCCTCCACAATTTGGTGAGCTGCTGCGTGCCATCAAAGGGTACAAAGGCGGGCCGGTGGTGCGGGCAGCTCTGCGGCTGGCTCCGATGCTGTTTCAGCGTCCCGGCGAGTTGCGTGGTGCGGCGTGGGCAGAAATTGATCTGGACGCGGCGCTGTGGACGATTCCGGCAGCACGCATGAAGCGCAACAAGGATGGCAAGGAAAACGGGCAGCCTCACATCGTCCCGCTGTCTACGCAGGCCGTACAGATTCTGGAAGTCTTGAAGCCCTATACGGAAGTCACCGGGTTGGTGTTCCCCGGTGAGCGCCAGCGCAGCAAACCTATATCGGAAAACTCAGTTCGCACGGCGCTGATATCCATGGGCTACACGCCAGACATTCAGACCTGGCACGGGTTCCGAGCAACGGCAAGAACGATGTTGGCCGAGCGGCTGGAGTGTGACCCGCTGGTGATCGAAGCGCAATTGGCTCATTCCGTGCGTGATGCCAATGGGCGGGCCTACAACCGCACCACCTATCTGAAGCAGCGCCAGACCATGATGCAGCGTTGGGCGGACTACTTGGACAAGCTGGCTGCTGGCGCTGATGTCGTGCAACTCAAGCAGGCATGA
- the ubiG gene encoding bifunctional 2-polyprenyl-6-hydroxyphenol methylase/3-demethylubiquinol 3-O-methyltransferase UbiG, whose product MNQTVNADPAELAKFSELAMHWWDPDSDFKPLHQINPLRLEWINAISPLSGQKVLDVGCGGGILSDSMARKGATVTGIDLATKALRVAQLHALEAQTPNITYQEIAVEALAQLQPESFDTVTCMEMLEHVPDPASVVQACHDLVKPGGWVFFSTINRNAKAFALAIVGAEYILQMLPKGTHEFAKFIRPSELAHYCRSAGLVQQHSKGLQFNPLTQRYWLNEDTSVNYMIATRKPG is encoded by the coding sequence ATGAACCAGACTGTGAATGCCGATCCGGCCGAATTGGCCAAGTTTTCCGAACTCGCCATGCATTGGTGGGATCCGGACAGTGACTTCAAACCCTTGCACCAGATCAATCCTTTGCGATTGGAGTGGATCAATGCCATCAGCCCGCTGAGTGGCCAGAAGGTGTTGGATGTTGGCTGCGGTGGCGGCATTCTGAGTGATTCGATGGCGCGCAAAGGTGCCACCGTCACCGGAATCGACCTGGCCACCAAGGCACTGCGCGTGGCCCAGCTCCATGCGCTGGAGGCGCAGACGCCGAATATCACTTACCAGGAAATCGCTGTCGAGGCCCTGGCGCAGCTGCAGCCCGAGAGCTTCGATACGGTCACCTGCATGGAGATGCTGGAGCATGTGCCCGATCCCGCATCGGTGGTGCAGGCCTGCCATGACCTGGTCAAGCCCGGCGGATGGGTGTTTTTCTCGACCATCAACCGCAATGCCAAGGCCTTTGCGCTGGCGATTGTCGGCGCCGAATACATCCTGCAGATGCTGCCCAAGGGGACGCATGAGTTTGCCAAGTTCATCCGCCCCTCCGAGCTGGCCCACTACTGCCGCAGCGCCGGCCTGGTGCAGCAGCACAGCAAGGGCCTGCAGTTCAATCCTTTGACGCAACGCTACTGGCTCAATGAAGACACCAGCGTCAACTACATGATCGCTACCCGAAAGCCCGGCTGA
- the gph gene encoding phosphoglycolate phosphatase (PGP is an essential enzyme in the glycolate salvage pathway in higher organisms (photorespiration in plants). Phosphoglycolate results from the oxidase activity of RubisCO in the Calvin cycle when concentrations of carbon dioxide are low relative to oxygen. This enzyme is a member of the Haloacid Dehalogenase (HAD) superfamily of aspartate-nucleophile hydrolase enzymes (PF00702).), with protein sequence MQRSIRAILFDLDGTLIDSAPDLGAAADQMRVARGMPSLPMADYRPFAGSGARGMLRVAFGMQPEDAEFPAMREEFFQNYERRMTQDTTVFDGVADMLRCIVAQQLQWGVVTNKSKRFTEPLSRQMALFSSAGAVVSGDTTPHAKPHPEPLFEAARRIGVEPQHCVYVGDDERDIIAGKAAGMHTVAAVYGYLGEKQSVAHWEADDVINSPHELLKRLNLA encoded by the coding sequence ATGCAAAGATCCATACGTGCCATTCTGTTCGACCTGGACGGAACCCTGATTGACAGCGCCCCCGACCTGGGTGCTGCCGCTGACCAGATGCGGGTGGCAAGAGGCATGCCGTCCCTGCCGATGGCTGACTACCGGCCCTTTGCCGGATCCGGCGCCAGAGGCATGCTGCGCGTGGCCTTTGGCATGCAACCCGAGGATGCCGAGTTCCCTGCGATGCGCGAAGAGTTCTTCCAGAACTATGAGCGCCGCATGACGCAAGACACCACCGTGTTCGATGGCGTGGCCGACATGCTGCGCTGCATTGTGGCGCAGCAACTGCAGTGGGGCGTGGTCACCAACAAATCCAAGCGCTTTACCGAGCCGCTGTCGCGCCAAATGGCCTTGTTTTCCAGCGCCGGTGCGGTGGTGAGTGGTGATACCACGCCGCATGCCAAGCCCCATCCCGAGCCACTGTTTGAGGCCGCGCGCCGCATAGGTGTCGAACCGCAGCACTGCGTTTATGTCGGTGACGACGAGCGCGACATCATCGCCGGCAAGGCCGCTGGCATGCATACCGTCGCTGCCGTCTATGGCTACCTCGGCGAAAAGCAGTCTGTCGCGCATTGGGAGGCAGATGATGTCATCAATTCTCCACACGAGCTCTTGAAACGCCTGAATCTGGCCTAA
- a CDS encoding helix-turn-helix transcriptional regulator: protein MALWRIEACKAETGDRSNTSIYNAIRAGTFTKPVAIGQRAKAWPDYEVKAIVRARIAGQSDDEIRELVNRLHAKRLDQLAMV from the coding sequence ATGGCACTTTGGAGAATTGAAGCCTGCAAGGCGGAGACCGGCGACCGCAGCAACACGAGCATTTACAACGCGATCCGGGCGGGTACTTTCACAAAACCCGTAGCCATCGGGCAGAGAGCAAAAGCCTGGCCTGACTATGAGGTCAAGGCCATTGTTCGCGCACGCATCGCTGGTCAATCGGATGATGAAATCCGTGAACTCGTGAATCGCCTGCATGCAAAGCGCTTGGATCAGCTGGCGATGGTTTAA